In Micromonospora sp. WMMD980, the following are encoded in one genomic region:
- a CDS encoding TetR/AcrR family transcriptional regulator yields the protein MPQPDTSLRARLVRAGVDLLEREGPEALTLREIARRAGVSHGAPRRHFPTHLALLAAIAREGYQQLGREVAETIGHTDPDPHHQLLALGRLYLRFARRNQGMFALMFRHDLLRGNGIGLRDASDQLFGVLVDLVARARPDLAGTSGAPVVAGALWANLHGIAALWQWGSLQTMVRQDDVEPLLRAALDAHLDRRTTC from the coding sequence ATGCCGCAGCCGGACACCAGCCTCCGCGCCCGCCTGGTACGCGCCGGCGTCGATCTGCTCGAACGCGAGGGCCCCGAAGCCCTGACCCTGCGCGAGATCGCCCGTCGGGCCGGCGTCTCCCACGGCGCGCCTCGTCGCCACTTCCCGACCCATCTCGCCCTGCTGGCCGCCATCGCGCGCGAGGGCTACCAGCAGCTCGGGCGGGAGGTCGCCGAGACGATCGGCCACACCGACCCGGACCCGCACCACCAACTGCTCGCCCTGGGCCGGCTCTACCTGCGCTTCGCACGCCGCAACCAGGGCATGTTCGCGCTGATGTTCCGGCACGACCTGCTGCGGGGCAACGGCATCGGGCTGCGCGACGCCAGCGACCAACTCTTCGGCGTCCTCGTCGACCTGGTCGCCCGGGCCCGACCCGACCTGGCCGGCACGTCCGGCGCCCCGGTCGTCGCCGGCGCGCTCTGGGCCAACCTGCACGGCATCGCCGCGCTCTGGCAGTGGGGCAGCCTCCAGACCATGGTGCGCCAGGACGACGTGGAACCGTTGCTGCGCGCCGCACTGGACGCCCACCTCGATCGGAGGACCACGTGCTGA